A genomic segment from Necator americanus strain Aroian chromosome III, whole genome shotgun sequence encodes:
- a CDS encoding hypothetical protein (NECATOR_CHRIII.G9446.T1) — translation MEAIEEAFQFYDTKGDSKIAAWQIGYCLRSLNLVPTEGLIERMTQQWKDQPEARVSIEEFTPIYKNVQKEAGKAPTSEQFQTLLAHFDRDGNGAVMLPDLRYMLQNSGERLSGREVDILLSNMEIVDGKVPINDFVRMIMS, via the exons ATGGAAGCAATTGAGGAGGCGTTCCAATTCTACGACACGAAAGGTGATTCAAAAATTGCTGCTTGGCAG ATCGGTTACTGTCTTCGTTCATTGAATCTCGTTCCAACCGAAGGTCTTATTGAACGTATGACACAACAATGGAAAGACCAACCAG AAGCTCGCGTATCGATTGAAGAATTCACGCCGATCTATAAAAATGTGCAGAAAGAAGCTGGGAAAGCGCCCACATCTGAACAATTCCAA ACTCTTCTCGCTCATTTTGATCGTGATGGAAACGGTGCTGTGATGTTACCAGATCTCCGTTATATGCTTCAGAATTCAG GTGAACGACTATCCGGACGAGAAGTGGACATACTTCTAAGCAACATGGAAATTGTGGACGGGAAGGTGCCAATTAATGATTTCGTACGCATGATTATGTCGTAA